The proteins below come from a single Plantactinospora sp. KBS50 genomic window:
- a CDS encoding LuxR C-terminal-related transcriptional regulator, which translates to MSQDLPTVTAPPPLPAGRLDPAPVPDTLVERPRLHQLLDTGAARPVTLVRAPAGWGKTVLLSAWYRAGRWPGRPVWLTLEPADSADRVCAYLATALEAGPAGAGDPLDRLAGAVARHGEPVVLVLDDADHAGPDLWDGLDRLARHCAGRLRLVLAARTDPALGLHRWRLSGELTELGVAELAFTPQEADRLLAAHGLRLPADRVADLVERAEGWPAGLRLAALALRDRVDPDGYAAGFDGDDPGVADYLRSEVLAGLPAADRDALRRAAVAACLSADLLVALDGPDAEDLLDRAERTGFVLPLGTRPPTWRCHRLLAGLLRSELARLPGSEVRELHRRAADWAAGHDRPADALRHALTADAPALARRILRDHWPDLIPAVATGDPGVPAPPPPEDLGVEPELALAYAADRLRERDPAAVVATLGLIAGRAGAAVRPGAAGRDGAHELPVPVVLAALRLGAAQLAGDPAGVAEEARALLDAAGIAPAGPAGVLPAGSAVPAGPVGPAVLDAAAHGGAHGGPDPAASARALGGTALGAVRFGEGDLAGAEADLAAARTDARRAGLDRAELVATARLALVRAVRGPLRAAEQDARTAVGSTACRDRRTAADCGPAYLAQAVVAAERDRPAEAAAHLALADGARQPGDEPVLAALAELVRARLRAVDGDPVGAFQALQRGREHLAGRPAPLVEPALLAAEADLRSANGDLDTARSLLVGAIEVAGEPAPPLAVALARVHLLAGDPGAAARTLPDWEAPAAAGWPMPVRLAAGLLAALAARAGDGHTGGGRPASGGRAGRIVERVLDLAEPDGYRLVFTHSNPPVRELLAEQRDAGTAHWPMLDELLRGDGHAPAAGPPAAPAALGEPLTERELTVLRYLQSILSNVEIASEMSLSVNTVKTHVRNIYRKLDANRRREAVRRARELHLL; encoded by the coding sequence GTGTCCCAGGACTTGCCCACCGTGACCGCCCCGCCGCCGCTGCCCGCGGGCCGGCTCGACCCGGCGCCCGTGCCCGACACCCTGGTCGAGCGGCCGCGCCTGCACCAACTGCTGGACACCGGTGCCGCCCGGCCGGTCACCCTGGTCCGCGCGCCGGCGGGCTGGGGCAAGACCGTGCTGCTCAGCGCGTGGTACCGGGCGGGCCGGTGGCCGGGGCGCCCGGTCTGGCTGACCCTGGAGCCGGCGGACTCCGCCGACCGCGTCTGCGCGTACCTGGCCACGGCGCTGGAGGCCGGCCCGGCGGGCGCGGGCGACCCGCTGGACCGGTTGGCCGGCGCGGTCGCCCGGCACGGCGAACCGGTGGTGCTGGTGCTGGACGACGCGGACCACGCCGGCCCGGACCTGTGGGACGGACTGGACCGGCTGGCGCGGCACTGCGCCGGCCGGCTTCGGCTGGTCCTGGCCGCCCGCACCGATCCGGCCCTCGGCCTGCACCGCTGGCGGCTCAGCGGCGAGCTGACCGAACTGGGCGTGGCCGAGTTGGCGTTCACCCCGCAGGAGGCCGACCGGCTGTTGGCCGCGCACGGGCTGCGGCTGCCGGCGGACCGGGTGGCGGATCTGGTCGAGCGCGCCGAGGGGTGGCCGGCCGGCCTCCGGCTGGCCGCGCTGGCGCTGCGGGACCGGGTCGATCCGGACGGGTACGCGGCCGGCTTCGACGGCGACGACCCGGGCGTGGCCGACTACCTGCGCTCCGAGGTGCTGGCCGGGTTGCCCGCGGCGGACCGGGACGCGCTGCGCCGCGCGGCGGTCGCCGCATGCCTCTCCGCCGACCTGCTCGTGGCGCTCGACGGCCCCGACGCCGAGGACCTGCTGGACCGGGCCGAGCGCACCGGCTTCGTGCTCCCGCTGGGCACCCGGCCGCCGACCTGGCGGTGCCACCGGCTGCTGGCCGGACTGCTCCGGTCCGAACTGGCCCGGCTGCCCGGATCCGAGGTGCGGGAACTGCACCGCCGGGCGGCCGACTGGGCGGCCGGCCACGACCGGCCGGCGGACGCGCTGCGGCACGCGCTGACCGCCGACGCGCCGGCGCTGGCCCGGCGGATCCTCCGGGACCACTGGCCGGACCTGATCCCCGCGGTCGCCACCGGCGATCCGGGCGTGCCGGCCCCGCCGCCGCCGGAGGATCTCGGCGTCGAGCCGGAACTGGCGCTGGCGTACGCGGCGGACCGGCTGCGCGAACGCGACCCGGCGGCCGTGGTGGCCACCCTGGGGCTGATCGCGGGTCGGGCCGGTGCCGCGGTCAGACCCGGTGCGGCCGGCCGGGACGGTGCGCACGAGCTGCCCGTACCGGTGGTCCTCGCGGCACTGCGGCTGGGCGCCGCGCAACTGGCCGGCGACCCGGCCGGGGTGGCCGAGGAGGCCCGGGCACTGCTGGACGCGGCCGGCATCGCCCCGGCGGGGCCGGCCGGGGTGCTGCCGGCGGGGTCGGCGGTCCCGGCGGGGCCGGTCGGGCCGGCGGTGCTGGACGCTGCTGCGCACGGTGGTGCGCACGGTGGCCCGGACCCGGCGGCCAGCGCTCGCGCGCTCGGCGGTACGGCGCTCGGCGCCGTGCGGTTCGGCGAGGGCGACCTGGCCGGCGCGGAGGCCGACCTGGCCGCGGCGCGTACCGACGCCCGCCGGGCCGGACTGGACCGGGCCGAGCTGGTGGCCACCGCGCGGCTCGCGCTGGTCCGGGCGGTGCGCGGCCCGCTGCGGGCCGCCGAACAGGACGCCCGTACCGCGGTCGGCTCCACCGCCTGCCGGGACCGGCGGACCGCCGCGGACTGCGGTCCGGCGTACCTGGCCCAGGCGGTCGTGGCGGCCGAGCGGGACCGGCCGGCGGAGGCGGCCGCCCACCTCGCGCTGGCCGACGGCGCCCGGCAACCGGGCGACGAGCCCGTGCTGGCGGCCCTCGCCGAGCTGGTCCGGGCCCGGCTGCGCGCCGTCGACGGCGATCCGGTGGGTGCGTTCCAGGCCCTCCAGCGGGGCCGGGAACACCTGGCGGGCCGGCCGGCCCCGCTTGTCGAACCGGCGTTGCTGGCCGCCGAGGCCGACCTGCGCAGCGCGAACGGGGATCTGGACACCGCCCGGTCGCTGCTGGTCGGTGCGATCGAGGTGGCCGGGGAGCCGGCGCCGCCGCTCGCGGTGGCGCTGGCCCGGGTGCACCTGCTGGCCGGCGATCCCGGTGCCGCCGCGCGCACGCTGCCGGACTGGGAGGCGCCGGCCGCGGCCGGCTGGCCCATGCCGGTCCGGCTGGCCGCCGGGCTGCTGGCGGCCCTCGCGGCTCGGGCCGGCGACGGGCACACCGGCGGCGGGCGCCCGGCGTCCGGCGGGCGGGCCGGCCGGATCGTGGAGCGGGTCCTCGACCTCGCCGAACCGGACGGCTACCGGCTCGTGTTCACCCATTCGAACCCGCCGGTGCGGGAACTGCTCGCCGAACAGCGCGACGCCGGGACGGCGCACTGGCCGATGCTCGACGAGCTGTTGCGCGGCGACGGACACGCCCCGGCCGCCGGGCCGCCGGCCGCGCCCGCGGCGCTCGGCGAACCGCTCACCGAGCGCGAGCTGACGGTGCTGCGCTACCTGCAGAGCATCCTGTCCAACGTGGAGATAGCCAGCGAGATGTCGCTGTCGGTGAACACCGTCAAGACGCATGTCCGCAACATCTACCGCAAGCTCGACGCGAACCGCCGCCGCGAGGCCGTCCGCCGGGCGCGCGAGCTGCATCTGCTGTGA